In Cryptomeria japonica chromosome 10, Sugi_1.0, whole genome shotgun sequence, a genomic segment contains:
- the LOC131048156 gene encoding disease resistance protein RPS4B-like: protein MQELSAFMDARYIIRSNPNLRILPLFFLISPDDIKNITPYNKKWKQLGICKQTRAKWHHALNALGPNHGLKFAEGDDEVKFRDEIVKKIRHILPKPSPKYRIPCMQGQIQMCQEVADFFNTVQPELLCDDTSRQKNLCSGGNPQAPRSNGRTKNLRTNDSSRPNKPICSDHGQKILAKDVFLSHSGKQKNFVRQLYKDLINQGVSCFFDEDSESLPVGEDFPSRIFEAAKTCKAAILLLSRDFLETKWPMQELLAFVEARDIIRTNPTLKILPLFFLISPDVLKNITPDNEKWKQLGISGEKRAEWHHALNAVRRNNGLKFSEGGDEVKFRDEIVKEIWNLLPTPSPRYHVPCMQGEERMCQEVADFFDTVLPNEKGIRIAGLYGIPGHGKTTLGKAFCNFKLGDFEGKVCYLEFSRGDAFERIKVALQYLTHCPPSHLQTITSQDQAQAELYKRGKSQRVLLVLDNISYESIDEVNYYVEAGFRENSCILLTARSVDVLIKHFKIELQSCMRVPSLEEDEAIRILLERTSIEESTLKATDRAFAAKCAKRCSFKEVGWRGRTFHPLALKAFGGHLFSKYGSQLSKWVAEIKSLEDRSGYGLNDLLAVLGKGFDDMCPEYRTIFLLLTVYMLPNMSPHKVTEWLAINCNKEILFIQKAVEDLCKMSFIEEFGPEIHIHDLYIEFAESKANEMGRWLWWKGDPRSTRGLISSEGTGFELAKLEKCMHRRPSQIAPQDLQNLLLLQLVDVKNMSKLDLSRMGRLRNITLHKCKDLTTIEGMGNLQQLAWLQISNVSPMFKLPELSNLEGLQHIEIDIGISQVLNQLGDLTGCVSMREINICCPSLLEFPRLNGLPHLEKVEFRGCDKVKGPLDCRGCMELQSVVLDSCLQMDSSPLLVGCKKLSKIVLWGCDVTACPEIDVPSALKTMKLLVSSEAASAPKSLESCYGLKNLRLWNMESLKKLPSFRLLSDLTVLELCNCGIRKPPDLRSCVSLKDVSFFKLIYLERFPSFSGLTKLKNLRLHDCWSVQDPPDISGCHQLQVFHLVFNDDMKGLPNMGEFPKLEKIKLSWHSKYEVTYHRKYSHPFEDPSFKNESFQNLSDADMSLQRLEFNVEIVPQSLEGETVPYGLEFDGDLQSFAEMVSQREHFPLSLEFNKDLQFVWSTIEKKPLCEHGSAKS from the exons ATGCAGGAACTCTCGGCTTTCATGGACGCTAGATACATAATCCGTTCAAATCCCAATCTCAGAATTTTACCCTTGTTCTTCCTAATTTCACCGGATGATATTAAAAATATTACGCCATACAACAAAAAGTGGAAACAGTTAGGGATATGCAAGCAAACGCGAGCCAAATGGCACCATGCTTTGAATGCATTAGGGCCAAATCATGGGTTGAAGTTTGCCGAAGGTGATGATGAAGTGAAGTTTAGAGATGAAATTGTGAAAAAAATCCGGCATATTCTTCCAAAACCTTCACCAAAATATCGTATCCCTTGTATGCAAGGACAAATACAAATGTGTCAG GAGGTTGCAGATTTCTTCAACACTGTACAGCCTGAATTATTGTGTGACGACACCAGTCGACAGAAGAATTTATGCAGCGGAGGAAATCCTCAAGCTCCACGTTCAAACGGGCGGACTAAAAATTTACGCACAAACGATTCCTCCCGCCCCAACAAACCGATCTGCAG TGACCACGGACAGAAGATTTTGGCTAAAGATGTATTTCTTAGTCACAGCGGTAAGCAGAAAAATTTTGTTAGGCAACTCTACAAAGACCTGATAAACCAAGGCGTGTCTTGCTTCTTTGATGAAGATAGTGAGAGTTTGCCAGTGGGAGAAGATTTCCCCTCTCGTATATTTGAAGCCGCTAAGACATGCAAAGCGGCAATTTTGCTTCTCTCAAGGGATTTCCTCGAAACGAAGTGGCCAATGCAGGAACTCTTAGCTTTCGTGGAGGCTAGAGACATAATCCGTACAAATCCCACTCTCAAAATTTTACCCCTGTTCTTTCTGATTTCACCTGATGTTCTTAAAAATATCACGCCAGACAACGAAAAGTGGAAACAGTTGGGGATATCTGGCGAAAAGCGAGCTGAATGGCACCACGCTTTGAATGCAGTACGGAGAAATAATGGGTTGAAGTTCAGTGAAGGTGGTGATGAAGTGAAGTTCAGAGATGAAATTGTGAAAGAAATCTGGAATTTACTTCCTACACCCTCACCAAGGTATCATGTCCCTTGTATGCAAGGAGAAGAACGAATGTGTCAG GAGGTTGCAGATTTCTTCGACACTGTTCTTCCCAATGAAAAGGGAATCCGTATCGCAGGATTGTATGGAATACCAGGCCACGGGAAAACCACACTTGGCAAGGCTTTCTGCAACTTcaaattgggggattttgaaggcAAAGTATGTTATCTGGAATTTTCTAGAGGTGATGCTTTCGAAAGAATAAAAGTTGCTCTGCAGTATCTTACTCACTGCCCTCCATCGCATCTCCAAACAATAACAAGCCAAGATCAG GCACAAGCTGAGTTGTATAAAAGAGGGAAGAGCCAAAGGGTATTGCTGGTTCTCGACAATATCTCATATGAAAGCATAGACGAAGTGAACTATTATGTTGAAGCAGGCTTCAGGGAAAATAGCTGCATCCTTTTGACCGCAAGAAGCGTAGATGTTTTaataaagcatttcaaaattgagttGCAGTCATGCATGCGCGTCCCAAGCCTTGAAGAGGACGAGGCCATACGCATATTATTAGAAAGGACATCTATAGAAGAGTCCACATTGAAGGCAACAGACAGAGCTTTTGCTGCCAAGTGTGCAAAAAGATGTTCGTTCAAAGAGGTCGGTTGGAGAGGTCGAACATTTCATCCCTTAGCCTTAAAAGCTTTTGGCGGCCACCTATTCAGTAAATACGGTTCGCAATTGTCAAAGTGGGTCGCTGAGATAAAAAGTTTGGAAGACCGATCCGGTTATGGTTTGAATGACTTGTTGGCTGTACTGGGCAAAGGTTTTGATGACATGTGTCCCGAATATCGAACCATATTCTTGCTTCTCACCGTGTATATGCTGCCCAATATGTCACCCCACAAAGTTACTGAGTGGCTGGCAATAAATTGCAACAAAGAGATCTTGTTTATTCAGAAGGCA GTTGAGGATCTATGTAAAATGTCTTttattgaagaatttggacctgaAATTCACATACATGACCTATATATTGAATTCGCTGAAAGCAAAGCAAATGAAATGGGGAGATGGCTGTGGTGGAAGGGCGACCCACGTAGTACACGTGGGTTAATATCATCAGAAGGCACGGGGTTTGAATTGGCTAAGTTGGAGAAGTGCATGCATCGAAGACCGTCCCAGATTGCTCCCCAGGACCTTCAAAATCTATTGCTGCTTCAGCTGGTAGATGTGAAGAATATGAGCAAGCTTGACTTGAGCAGGATGGGCCGTCTCAGAAACATCACATTACACAAATGCAAAGACCTCACAACAATTGAAGGTATGGGAAATCTGCAACAGCTAGCGTGGCTTCAGATAAGCAATGTAAGTCCAATGTTTAAACTTCCTGAGCTAAGCAACCTCGAAGGTTTACAACATATTGAGATTGACATTGGTATCAGCCAGGTGCTCAATCAGCTGGGAGATCTTACCGGTTGTGTTTCTATGAGAGAAATTAACATTTGTTGTCCATCTCTCTTGGAGTTCCCAAGGTTAAATGGTTTGCCGCATTTGGAGAAAGTGGAATTTAGAGGATGCGATAAAGTGAAGGGCCCCCTCGACTGTAGAGGATGCATGGAGCTTCAAAGTGTTGTCCTCGATAGTTGCCTGCAGATGGATTCCTCACCGCTCCTCGTTGGATGTAAGAAACTCTCCAAAATTGTATTGTGGGGATGTGATGTGACGGCATGTCCAGAAATAGATGTCCCAAGTGCTTTAAAGACAATGAAGTTGTTAGTTTCATCAGAAGCTGCCTCGGCGCCCAAAAGTTTAGAGTCTTGTTACGGATTGAAAAATCTTCGACTATGGAATATGGAGTCTCTGAAGAAGCTTCCAAGTTTCAGACTTTTATCAGATTTGACTGTGCTGGAACTTTGTAATTGTGGTATAAGGAAGCCACCAGATCTTAGATCTTGTGTTTCGTTGAAGGATGTTTCTTTTTTCAAACTAATATATTTGGAAAGGTTTCCCAGCTTCTCCGGATTGACTAAGTTAAAGAACTTACGTTTGCATGATTGCTGGAGCGTTCAAGATCCTCCTGATATTAGTGGCTGCCATCAATTACAAGTATTCCATCTCGTCTTTAACGATGATATGAAAGGACTTCCAAACATGGGGGAGTTCCCAAAATTAGAGAAAATCAAACTGAGTTGGCATTCTAAGTACGAGGTTACTTATCACAGAAAGTATTCTCACCCTTTTGAAGATCCGAGTTTCAAAAACGAAAGCTTCCAGAACTTAAGTGATGCGGATATGTCTCTGCAAAGACTTGAATTCAATGTGGAAATTGTTCCGCAAAGTCTTGAAGGGGAAACGGTTCCGTATGGTCTTGAATTTGATGgagatcttcaatcttttgcagAAATGGTTTCGCAAAGGGAACATTTTCCGTTGAGTCTTGAATTTAACAAGGATCTTCAATTTGTCTGGAGCACTATAGAGAAGAAACCTTTATGTGAACATGGTTCCGCAAAATCTTGA